Proteins encoded by one window of Juglans regia cultivar Chandler chromosome 15, Walnut 2.0, whole genome shotgun sequence:
- the LOC108984234 gene encoding uncharacterized protein LOC108984234 isoform X2, whose product MEGFHSMKRKQLQALCKKHGVPANLTNREMADKLTLLLEEEGEPINKGPSCSKDLGEIGSANDSKIVNKNVKKVKFSPDNETFIFVGSESDSDSDKDYTMVKKRAGKRRSTVKLLSKKQVQVVDSVREIGVSGKNIDRQVRITRSRAQVVGGDAAPLVGKKRPRIGTIVESMEVNDVGFSDKPPVDAVSVDSVAGVMKSQAIGRRGRRKTRNSRRNDGVVLLDDVSDDNVEEGAKQKKMSKPSRSNVTKEKGSSTLSTKMGEIGAVGRITRSRTQLDAKASAVDSRANTVEVQVEREEVLQLEEPLKGLGSKGLKKKSVGPQKARVKIDILAMEGPEPGKVLRRSKRNAAIDEDSEPSIRDLGKTKVRTRRAEAQIVEKASAVDNESESFADQKECEDGVRGPGRDANKQDLVVPQKGKLVSKGPLLRKETKKRLRNAGVEGNTGANPTVEPTKEHEKLSLPHGRPRRSNRNSLMLTTSAHMVGDMRNRETAGRVKQARESLQGENLYAVEEPLSNLNASRNDSIFISNADGARKVGRMKRRREPNPKGKGSVIESESSIEKSPRHSTHDVLKSDFVAAIEGPSPIVDTGSAVQDTVDHRINPDSSCIKEISGKSMGKQKGSTRKSSAKKGLRFLEVSAVTSDLGEVIDTTTTVKEKVVPTPVELKGISTDQCAHNSVTELEVFNEKENILLGDVEGKLPLNYISEGNMDDEPCQLNSRVNIADVDSVKLEPLNIQSKVGSVVSSGNASPADCLLPLYQSYYNGEAANLSEMKRRRLETEEPLTGENMNLRSDKQDGQSDGDDQTSVQEDQHQQDANIIDKLIIHEIVVEDHPSQLREIRCSNRKFKHTSERGQEISALDLFEGEEIDQVEIVAGVTEIEQTISEANLLNTETGEGKHGHSDIAATPLRPALESQAISKEVIANYLGTSSPKKDALEEEENQPGAQSIAQSTILERSNKNHVGEEKYSSYRIEVPNETICIGETSESNAVEKIRTELEMTNENNNEETLHSGEGVRPTSNKEPLDRGSEQNLRIDGCCLRNLDSGVGQSAEEKENDVSDYSFDTSFVETYVTCLHELSAVGRITPTVPQEMDTCTVENTSTSIVGLKCPASSAKEDIAPSKPTSLKDNDEQEGGENMNLRNDKQDDQSDGDDQTSVQEDQNLQDANEIDKTIIHEFVIEDHLSELREIICSDRKSKYTSDSAEEISALDLFKGEEIDQVEILAGVTEIEQTISEANLLIAETGKGKHAHSDTAAVPLGPALESRDALSGISNEVMANYLRTSSPKKDAPGEEENQSGAQSTAQSTTLERGNTNHAGEEKYSSYGIETPEERICMGETPVSNAAEKMGTELGMTNESKNESLHSGRAVPTSGEELFGRVFEQNLRIDGGCLPILDGGVSQGAEKKESDLSDENVDFCFDETKVTFLHEFSSRGKITPIVQQETDTGRVENTSTSIVGLKCPASAKEDSSPSEPTSLKGNDEQEGEGNHLKDPLLLSHNGRNAIESGVALLHKAEDSVLTTFKVDAAEEKTEARSAQTDSNDENPNDAAKDVIEPSSLLHFSLEESQGGNKSESEEVNNILDELLSPNIVGVRSAERSAEEKVTSGFDGTKLFPLEALNAVSRQELFLEKVFDDEVGVIHRNSNVKALDDMLSSKNYMGSKDIFYAEGQKRELFAEQRDHVDMKEYSECSQQVELGDHRGGEVVGLVSQSPDSTSGDPCDNFAKGEVGESAHDDDSCGISAAVPDEAAHTVTMEKMGIVEAKLVGSLLTVSPVEQKKPYYGSGDEVLKIDASAVCTSNEVLPKDSEGIEETSSGVVLTSFQLDEVRFGNLDNQILEVSPELDGSFSIGLDVLVSMDDKPADRVENFETVAADEADAECSGRKNDSEKVGDGAKLFEEALVSPHLFDCSSKWEEKEAENINSFADTSCGKYEIHPSGVIVSISSVSSSHGDEDGFDSFVEGNSYDTEGKEMADDGRGDNEVSPEERVGAQKNDGPVDGNVENSATAPQELAGDQVDGQNGAVTHADLNGIDFLTFNEPLRRSSVDKTEEGLGFNRLAKMGIDSASSEGPGYAEFENSHVVTSEKSEVAVNHVVLPTVIALPSFATRALDSNDDSCAFTTWELNLLLGGSEEDEVEKSGGVDSVANLLSTTSEDTEEVSMNVAIAEDQHGTHEQHMVEDVAQMVGSCLAVSDEPISENDNESKKQGEVFAITQEHAGCENDEHQFIKVGISSSSIDTEIPDAADLDVSNRVTAEETMAECGHNDSKQVQNNADVGGTKFSVGRDGSEHRVEAMEIDVPKIDATIEELSPASTNMVVGREIDAEFVQTPQSKLESPKLKEKASLSVKQLNSSVVKGTMFKASLIPRTPKNLNMKENVGSSKNDQIGNTTAARTMPKRRPLEDLQNN is encoded by the exons ATGGAAGGTTTTCATAGCATGAAGAGGAAGCAATTGCAAGCGCTATGCAAGAAGCATGGCGTACCCGCTAATTTGACGAACCGTGAAATGGCGGATAAGCTTACTTTGCTTCTCGAG GAGGAAGGAGAACCTATAAATAAAGGTCCGTCGTGCTCGAAGGACTTGGGGGAAATAGGCAGTGCAAATGATTCTAAGATTGTGAATAAGAATGTGAAGAAAGTTAAGTTTAGTCCAGATAATGAAACTTTTATATTTGTGGGTTCAGAATCGGACTCGGATTCAGATAAAGACTACACAATGGTGAAGAAACGGGCGGGCAAGAGAAGGTCTACAGTCAAGCTTCTTTCCAAGAAGCAAGTTCAAGTTGTTGATAGTGTTCGGGAAATAGGAGTCTCTGGGAAAAATATTGATCGCCAGGTTAGAATCACAAGGTCAAGAGCGCAAGTGGTTGGCGGAGACGCAGCGCCTTTAGTTGGGAAGAAGAGGCCGAGAATAGGCACAATTGTTGAAAGTATGGAGGTGAACGATGTTGGGTTTAGTGATAAGCCGCCTGTAGATGCAGTCTCGGTTGATAGTGTTGCCGGTGTCATGAAGTCTCAGGCTATTGGAAGAAGAGGTCGAAGGAAGACGAGGAACTCGAGACGTAATGATGGGGTTGTTTTGTTGGATGATGTTTCTGACGACAATGTGGAAGAAGGtgccaaacaaaagaaaatgtcgAAGCCATCAAGATCGAATGTGACAAAGGAGAAAGGCTCTTCTACATTAAGTACGAAAATGGGGGAAATTGGTGCTGTTGGTAGGATAACGAGGTCCCGGACTCAGCTTGACGCTAAAGCTTCTGCAGTTGATAGTAGGGCTAATACTGTTGAGGTTCAGGTAGAACGTGAAGAGGTTCTTCAACTTGAAGAACCCTTGAAGGGTTTAGGTAGCAAAGGCTTGAAGAAGAAATCTGTTGGACCCCAGAAGGCGAGGGTGAAAATCGATATCCTTGCTATGGAAGGTCCTGAACCAGGAAAAGTTCTGAGACGCTCAAAACGAAATGCAGCAATTGACGAAGACTCAGAACCGTCGATAAGGGatttaggaaaaacaaaagttagGACCAGACGGGCTGAAGCCCAGATTGTGGAGAAAGCTTCTGCAGTTGACAATGAAAGTGAAAGTTTTGCAGATCAGAAAGAATGTGAAGATGGCGTGAGAGGTCCAGGCAGAGATGCCAATAAGCAGGACTTAGTTGTGCCACAGAAGGGTAAACTGGTGAGCAAAGGACCACTGCTGAGAAAGGAGACTAAAAAACGATTAAGAAATGCAGGCGTGGAAGGGAACACAGGAGCTAATCCGACTGTAGAACCTACGAAAGAACATGAGAAGCTTTCTTTACCACATGGGCGTCCAAGGAGGTCCAACCGCAACAGCTTGATGCTCACAACTAGTGCCCACATGGTTGGAGACATGAGGAATCGCGAGACTGCTGGAAGAGTTAAGCAAGCACGAGAATCACTTCAAGGAGAAAAtttgtatgcagtggaagagcctcTGTCCAATCTGAATGCGTCAAGAAAcgattcaattttcatctctaaTGCTGATGGAGCAAGAAAGGTTGGGAGGATGAAGCGAAGACGGGAACCAAACCCAAAAGGAAAAGGTTCGGTCATTGAAAGTGAAAGCTCAATTGAAAAATCTCCTAGACATTCCACGCATGACGTCTTGAAAAGCGATTTTGTAGCGGCCATTGAAGGGCCTTCTCCAATTGTGGATACTGGGTCCGCAGTGCAGGACACTGTAGATCACCGAATTAATCCAGACTCCAGCtgcataaaagaaatttcaGGAAAATCCATGGGGAAACAGAAGGGATCCACGAGGAAATCTAGTGCAAAGAAGGGACTTCGTTTCTTGGAGGTCTCTGCTGTAACTTCTGACTTGGGCGAAGTTATCGATACTACCACGACTGTAAAGGAAAAGGTGGTCCCAACACCTGTGGAGTTGAAGGGGATTTCCACGGACCAATGTGCACATAATTCCGTCACTGAATTAGAGGTTTTcaatgaaaaggaaaacattTTACTAGGAGATGTCGAAGGGAAATTGCCCCTCAATTATATTAGTGAGGGTAACATGGATGATGAGCCATGTCAGTTAAACAGCAGAGTGAATATTGCGGATGTTGATTCGGTTAAACTAGAACCACTAAACATCCAAAGTAAAGTTGGGAGCGTGGTTTCTTCTGGCAATGCCTCTCCAGCTGATTGTTTGCTGCCTCTCTATCAGTCCTATTATAATG GTGAAGCTGCCAACCTTTCGGagatgaaaagaagaagattggAAACAGAAGAACCCTTGACAGGCGAAAACATGAACCTTAGAAGTGATAAGCAAGATGGCCAATCAGATGGGGATGACCAGACTTCAGTTCAGGAGGATCAGCACCAACAAGATGCCAATATAATTGATAAACTCATAATTCATGAGATAGTTGTTGAAGATCATCCGAGTCAACTCAGGGAAATTAGATGCTCAAACAGAAAATTTAAACATACCTCTGAGAGAGGTCAAGAAATTAGTGCACTTGATCTGTTTGAAGGAGAGGAAATAGACCAAGTAGAAATCGTCGCAGGGGTTACGGAAATAGAGCAAACTATTTCAGAAGCCAATCTACTTAATACTGAAACTGGCGAAGGAAAACATGGCCACAGTGATATAGCTGCAACTCCGCTTAGACCTGCATTAGAAAGTCAGG CAATTAGCAAAGAAGTGATAGCCAACTATCTTGGTACTTCCTCACCTAAGAAAGATGCCCTAGAAGAAG AAGAGAATCAGCCTGGAGCCCAAAGTATTGCACAATCCACAATCCTTGAAAGAAGTAACAAAAATCATGttggagaagaaaaatattctagTTATAGAATTGAAGTTCCAAATGAAACAATTTGCATAGGTGAAACTTCTGAAAGTAACGCTGTGGAGAAAATCAGGACTGAGCTGGAGATGACAAATGAAAACAACAATGAAGAGACATTGCATAGTGGGGAAGGAGTACGGCCAACTTCTAATAAAGAGCCTCTTGACAGGGGCTCTGAACAAAATTTAAGGATTGATGGATGTTGCCTTCGTAATTTAGACAGTGGAGTTGGTCAAAGTgctgaggaaaaagaaaatgacgtCTCAGATTATAGCTTTGATACAAGCTTTGTCGAAACCTACGTTACATGTTTGCATGAACTTTCTGCTGTGGGGAGAATCACTCCGACTGTTCCACAAGAGATGGATACTTGCACAGTTGAAAATACTTCCACCTCTATTGTTGGATTAAAAT GTCCTGCTTCTTCTGCCAAAGAAGACATCGCCCCTAGTAAACCCACTTCTCTGAAAGACAATGATGAACAAGAGGGAG GTGAAAATATGAACCTTAGAAATGATAAGCAAGATGACCAATCAGATGGGGATGACCAAACTTCAGTTCAGGAGGATCAGAATTTACAAGATGCCAATGAAATTGATAAAACAATTATTCATGAGTTCGTTATTGAAGATCATCTGAGTGAACTCAGGGAAATTATATGTTCAGACAGAAAATCTAAATATACCTCCGATTCAGCTGAAGAAATTAGTGCACTTGATCTGTTTAAAGGGGAGGAAATAGACCAAGTAGAAATCCTTGCAGGGGTTACAGAAATAGAGCAAACTATTTCAGAAGCCAATCTACTTATTGCCGAAACTGGCAAAGGAAAACATGCCCACAGTGATACAGCTGCAGTTCCCCTTGGACCTGCATTAGAAAGTCGGG ACGCCCTTTCAGGTATTAGCAATGAAGTGATGGCCAACTATCTTCGAACTTCCTCACCTAAGAAAGATGCCCCAGGAGAAG AAGAGAATCAGTCTGGAGCCCAAAGTACTGCACAATCCACAACGCTTGAAAGAGGTAACACAAATCATGCTggtgaagaaaaatattctagTTATGGAATTGAAACTCCAGAAGAAAGAATTTGCATGGGTGAAACTCCTGTAAGTAATGCGGCGGAGAAAATGGGGACTGAACTGGGCATGACAAATGAAAGCAAGAATGAATCATTGCATAGTGGGAGAGCAGTACCAACTTCTGGGGAAGAGCTTTTTGGCAGGGTCTTTGAACAAAACTTAAGGATAGATGGTGGTTGCCTTCCTATTTTAGACGGTGGCGTTAGTCAAGGTGCCGAGAAAAAAGAAAGCGACCTCTCAGATGAAAACGTCGATTTCTGTTTTGATGAAACTAAAGTTACATTTTTGCATGAATTTTCTTCTCGGGGAAAAATCACTCCGATTGTTCAACAAGAGACGGATACTGGCAGAGTTGAAAATACTTCGACCTCCATTGTTGGGTTAAAAT GTCCTGCTTCTGCCAAAGAAGACAGCTCCCCGAGCGAACCCACTTCGCTGAAAGGCAACGATGAACAAGAGGGAG AAGGGAATCATCTTAAAGACCCATTGCTATTATCACACAATGGAAGAAATGCTATTGAGAGTGGTGTTGCTTTGTTGCATAAAGCGGAAGACTCGGTTTTAACTACTTTTAAGGTTGATGCTGCAGAGGAGAAAACGGAGGCAAGAAGTGCACAAACGGATTCGAATGATGAAAATCCAAATGATGCTGCGAAAGATGTGATAGAGCCATCGTCTTTACTTCATTTTTCTCTGGAGGAGTCGCAGGGTGGAAACAAGAGTGAGAGTGAAGAAGTGAATAATATTTTGGATGAGCTCTTAAGCCCAAACATAGTTGGAGTTCGCAGTGCCGAGAGAAGTGCAGAAGAGAAAGTTACTTCTGGTTTTGATGGTACTAAGCTATTTCCCTTGGAAGCATTAAATGCAGTGAGTCGTCAAGAATTATTCTTGGAGAAGGTTTTTGATGACGAAGTGGGGGTTATACATAGAAACAGCAATGTAAAGGCTCTTGATGATATGCTTTCAAGTAAAAACTATATGGGATCAAAGGATATTTTCTATGCTGAAGGACAGAAAAGAGAATTATTTGCTGAGCAGCGTGACCATGTGGACATGAAGGAGTATTCCGAGTGTTCTCAGCAAGTTGAACTTGGTGACCACCGTGGTGGGGAGGTGGTTGGACTGGTGAGTCAGAGTCCGGATTCAACTTCAGGGGACCCTTGTGATAATTTTGCTAAAGGGGAAGTTGGTGAAAGTGCACATGACGATGATAGCTGTGGAATTAGTGCAGCCGTACCAGATGAAGCAGCTCACACTGTGACCATGGAAAAAATGGGTATTGTTGAGGCAAAACTAGTAGGGAGTTTGCTAACTGTTAGTCCAGTTGAGCAAAAGAAGCCATATTATGGTTCTGGGGATGAAGTTTTAAAGATTGATGCCTCTGCTGTATGTACTTCAAATGAGGTCTTACCCAAAGATAGTGAAGGTATAGAGGAGACATCAAGCGGAGTCGTACTAACTTCTTTTCAATTGGATGAAGTGAGGTTTGGCAATCTTGACAATCAGATATTAGAAGTTTCTCCAGAGTTGGATGGAAGTTTTTCCATTGGTCTAGATGTCCTTGTGTCCATGGATGACAAACCTGCAGATagagttgaaaattttgaaactgtGGCTGCAGATGAAGCTGATGCAGAATGTAGTGGGAGAAAAAATGATTCTGAGAAAGTTGGGGATGGTGCTAAGCTGTTTGAAGAAGCACTGGTTTCTCCGCATTTGTTTGATTGTTCCAGTAAGTGGGAGGAGAAAGAGGCAGAAAATATTAATTCCTTTGCCGATACCTCTTGTggtaaatatgaaattcatccAAGTGGTGTAATTGTCTCAATTTCAAGTGTTTCTTCATCACATG GAGATGAAGATGGATTTGACAGTTTTGTTGAGGGAAACAGCTATGACACAGAGGGAAAGGAGATGGCTGATGATGGTAGAG GAGATAATGAAGTTTCACCGGAGGAAAGAGTCGGGGCCCAGAAAAATGATGGTCCAGTGGATGGTAACGTGGAAAATAGTGCAACAGCCCCTCAAGAATTGGCCGGAGACCAAGTTGATGGCCAAAATGGTGCAGTAACTCATGCTGATTTAAATGGCATTGATTTTTTGACTTTTAATGAGCCTTTACGTAGGAGTAGCGTTGATAAGACAGAGGAAGGACTTGGTTTTAATAGGCTTGCTAAGATGGGCATTGACAGTGCCAGCTCTGAGGGTCCGGGATATGCAGAATTTGAGAATTCCCATGTTGTAACTTCAGAGAAATCTGAAGTGGCTGTTAATCACGTTGTCCTTCCAACAGTTATTGCTTTGCCAAGTTTTG CAACTAGAGCTTTGGACTCAAATGATGATTCGTGTGCATTCACCACCTGGGAGCTGAATTTGCTTCTAGGTGgcagtgaagaagatgaagttgaGAAATCAGGTGGAGTGGACTCAGTTGCCAATCTATTGAGTACAACTAGTGAGGATACTGAGGAAGTGTCAATGAATGTGGCAATTGCTGAAGACCAGCATGGTACTCATGAGCAGCATATGGTAGAGGATGTTGCACAGATGGTAGGCAGTTGCCTTGCTGTCTCAGATGAGCCTATCTCTGAAAATGACAAtgaatcaaagaaacaaggtgAAGTTTTTGCCATCACCCAAGAGCACGCTGGTTGTGAGAATGATGAACATCAGTTTATCAAGGTTGGGATTTCAAGCAGTTCCATAGATACTGAGATACCGGACGCTGCTGACCTTGATGTCAGTAATCGTGTTACTGCAGAGGAAACCATGGCAGAATGTGGTCACAATGATTCAAAACAAGTGCAAAATAATGCTGACGTTGGAGGTACAAAGTTTTCAGTTGGAAGGGATGGAAGTGAACATAGAGTAGAAGCAATGGAGATTGATGTGCCAAAAATAGATGCAACAATTGAAGAACTATCTCCTGCTTCCACAAATATGGTTGTTGGTAGAG AGATTGATGCTGAATTTGTCCAGACTCCACAATCAAAGTTGGAATCACCAAAACTGAAGGAAAAGGCCAGTTTGTCTGTCAAACAGTTGAATTCTTCAGTGGTGAAAGGAACAATGTTTAAAGCTAGTCTGATCCCAAGAACGCCCAAGAATCTTAATATGAAAGAGAATGTGGGAAGCAGCAAGAATGATCAAATTGGTAACACTACAGCAGCAAGAACAATGCCCAAAAGGCGCCCGTTGGAGGATCTCCAAAACAATTAG